AGTATTGCTATCCAAAGCAGAGTAGACGTGGACAAGGTTTGATGGTGTTATGTTCAGATAATGATTTCTCAAGGAAGGACTTAGTACACTCACCTGCAAAGataataagataagataaaagtCCTACTATTTTGCAAAGAGGTATGCCCTAAAAGTTCATTCTATTCAGCAATGTGTAAGTTTTTTGTGTGCCTTGTTAACTTACAAGACAAGTTGTCATGAGCATATTAGCAGCAGATTGGCTGTACACAAAGTCACGTGATCGTAATCTGACCAATGAGGTATTTTTGTTGGAGCACAAAGGTCATGCAATTACATATGGTTGTAGTATTCACATATATTCCCAGCCCAGCTTGTCAAAAAATTCAGACTTTATCACATGTTATGATTGAATTCTTACAACTTGTAACACTGTTTGATGTGAGgtgaaataaattatacataccTGTCTTAGAACGAGAGCTGCACCAGGTTTGAAATCACACTGGTATTCTTCAATAAGTCTTCTATGAACTGTTCCCTGCATTTCCCCAGATGGGTCTTTAAATATAGCACTGGCATCAGCAAAGTTGACAGACTTGATCATGACACACAGATGAGGAACTTTACCCTTGGGGAGCTGCTTTAGACTGGCCTGCAGATTATAAACACATCATCAATATCAGTTGACAGCTAAGCTAAGCTTATATTCGTCAGTGGAAATTTATTCTcaattaacaaaatacagaacaTATTTGTGAGATCATTTTCAAAAGTTTAGAAAAGAACCGAAAGCTCTTTAGTTCAttgaatatatcatatttcactTACTGGTGCATTTGTACCCACTTTACTGTCATTTTCTAAAGTGGTTTGCAAGAGTACAAATTAGTAGAAGTTGAACTCTTTGAACATGGCTAGAATGTCATAACTTTGATGTGATAAGATGGGAAAGGATGattttaaaaacacaatgtAATCAATGATCTGGACTTTGTTTACAGTCTTCTTCTGAATAGTGCCCCCATGTGATGAAAGTAAACAGTTTTTAGTTGACATCCAAAATATGGGATACTGGTACTGATAATGTACTGTACAATgcaaatatgctaattatatttgtcatattcTAGTGTCTGggaaacacatgtacattgtagtactGGTAACAATTTTAGAACTATGTTGGAGTTATATTTGTGTGTCAGCGTACCTTCCTCATTACAATTGCTATGTTGCTTTGATATAGTATAGAATGTGGATCATGTTCATCTAAACCCATGTCTGTCTTCATATTCATCCAGGCACCTCTACTGAAATCATCCTCTGTTTCCTGAGAACTGGCAACTACCtgtacacaacacaacacaacaccaaaCAAAGATtgttttaatcaatcaatcaaagattCTGTTAACTTATATAATTATTACtcgtatatatttttttctgtttctgttcGAATAAATTCCAATTCAATTCTATTGTATTGTTTTGCCTTAAATGTTTGTACAAAAAAGGATCCCGCATAACTAGATGGCCAGCCATGCTACACTACCTGTTTGACTATGAAGCAAGTCTTGGTCTTTTAAATACTGGAAGCtagtacatacatgatacatgtagtaaaatgtGTATCACTACATCCCTTCATAATGAGGTAATATCCCTGAATCATACAATTGTCAATGAAACTTTCGAGTTTTTCTACTTCAGTCTTTTATTATGTGTATAATCACTACTTACAACATTGTCATGTGCCTTTTTGACGTTTTTGTCTTCTGTTGGAGGCACGCTAACTTCAACTTCAGTCATCTTCTGACCTGGAGTCTTATAGAAAATCAAGAGAaaagaaatacattacaaacaaacaaacacattacaaACATGTATCATGTAGCCACTACATTACAACTGTCGATGTCCATTTATCTATTTCAAGTCATATTTACATGCTGTGtgacaaaaaacacacaaacaactgtaataataacaataataataacttgaaatatacaatttatagatatagTGCAACTATACATTCTGTACATCTTGACTAACTTACCAATGTTGGTAGCATGCCAGCAGGTCCAGGGAATTTCCTTGATTTACACTTCGATAACCTTCCACCAGAAGTGACTGGTGTTTGGCACAGTTGTGCTACCCTGGATGTTAGCAGTGGAGTCTGGGGTGTAACAGCTCTTGGTGTGTGGGATCTAGAAAGGTTTTCCTGGGGCATACTTGCTGGAGAAAACCCTCGTATCTGTTGACCTACCATTGAAGGCCTTGTAGTGTTTGCAGAATTGACTTGGTGTGGTGAGATGTTACTTCCAGAACTTAAGTGGGATGAAGTTCTTATAAACTGTCCATTGGCATTGTGGCTTCTCTGGAAATTTGAGCTCCTAACCCCAGATGGTCCTGGTGTGGGTGATGATGGTCTTGCATTGCTAAATTGTGAACTTCTTGACATCTGAGTCTGAGCTGTATTGGGGACTGAATTCCTTCTATTAATACCTGATGACTCATGAATGGGGCCGCCATCAATAGCTGCAGTCTTAGGTGTAACACTTGTCTTGTTACAAGATGTTAAATTACGAGATTGACTAAACTGTTGTGTAACCACATTTGTTGGATTTTGACCCACCATACTTTGTTTATTAACAGTTGAATTTACCAAGGCACTTGTTGTATTAATATTATTCCTTGGAGGCTGAATTGATGCTGTCCCAGAATGAGTTCTTTGGTATTGATTCAGTGGTTCCTTCCTTACTACCCCAAAGTTCTGCTGGCCAGTTGTTTGCACAGCATTGCTATTGAATTGTGATGACCTATGTGTAGTTTGACACTGCATGGTTTGACTCATACCAGGGTCAATACCGGTACTTTTTGTTGGGATAGCTTTGAATCTGAAATTCTGTGAAGACTGGTTCCTATCAGCCTGGCTACTAGGCATCCATTGGTTACCAGCATGTGTCTGTCTAGAAATGGCACCCAATGGTTGATTAAACTTGCCAACTTTTGTTGGTGGTTCACAATCACTCCCATTAGAGGTTTTTGTATTGTTTGGAAACTTGCCTAAGTTTCTCAGCTGTACTTCTTCCTGTCTAAGTCCAGGTTTGGTGGTAGACTGTTGTTGAGATGTTTTGTTGTGAAGTGGTGAACATTGTAATGGATTTCTTTTTACAAACTGAAATGTTTTGGCTTTGTTAGCAACTTCCTGTCCCCTAGGTTGATTACCAATAGCAACATTTGATtgactgctgttgttgttgttcaatcCACTGGTCTGTGGTATAGTTGGCAAAAAGAAATCCTGTCAAGTCATagtagaaaatgaaaatgtaacagTCAATGGAGAAATAAATCAGTGCAGCATGGAGGTAGAATGACATAATCTACATTGTACAGTGCAGCATGGAGGTAGAATGACATCATCTACATTGTACAGTGCAGCATGGACGTAGAATGACATCATCTACATTGTACAGTGCAGCATGGAGGTAGAATGACATCATTCTACAGTGGAGCATGGAGGAATTAGAATGATGTCATCTACATACAGTGCAGCATGGAGGTAGAATGACATCATTCTACAATACAGCATGGAGGTAGAAAATGTAGAATGACGTCATTGATTCTACAGTGCAGCATGGTTCAAGGTAGAATGATGTCACTCTAGCTCTGAATGCAGTGTGATATACCAGATCCCTGATTTTCGTCATAGCAACTAATTGATCCAAAACAAGAGTGTGTGCATTACACATTATTTTGTTGTCTATAATGAGAAACTATGAAGATACTGTGGTTATTGTGAATGATATAAGATAGGACAGAAATAGTTATATCCTTTACCTCTTCTGTAAACGACAAGTCTTCTCCAATATGGAACAAGCTGAAGTCATTTTCTTCCTATGAAAGGAACATGTAACGATAGTGACGTTCAGAGTCAATACCTATGCACGAGTTTCTTGCAGAGAAGGAAAGAcaacttactccgtctgcaacaAGGACCAAGTTGCTACTGTACTTATTCTACAGACCAGGACCATGGTCAATGTATTACTAAACTAGTATCCACCTTTTGAAAGGTGCAGCACAACAAATGTTTACGATTTCTACCTACCTTCTTCGAGTTCTTGTTTACGTTTGCTGTGGCCATAGTGCTAGCGAGATGTGTTCATTTTCCCCATGATATACATATCCTAGCAATAATACAAAACTGCCTATGATGTctgttatatgatatttatcGTTAGAGACCTAATAACTGATAAATTCTGCACAAAGTGCAGAAGCAGGCTTCCGAGTTCTGACGTCAACTTTTTTAAAGTGGCCGCGTTTAAGATCTCGTGAAGTACGAGATTTTGGTATGTTCGTATTTTTTCTTTCGTGTCTATAATTCTATAGATTAGATTATTCACACCGTACCTCATGTGTATGTTTTAATCAATATTGTGCGTTGGAGTGACAAGGATTGTATTTTTGACAAGAATCATTATGAAATTCGTAATGATATAATCGGTCACGTGGACGAGACTACCTCGTTTCGGATTCAAAAAAAATGGCGGACTACATGAAATAGTTTCGCTGGTCCGAGTGAGAATATAGATTCATCTGTTGACTCATCAATTAGTTGAatgcaaatatttatgatgcTAGTGTGCATGGATACGGCAGTTTTTTTACCGTGATTAGTAGACTAGTTGATATTTAATATGGCATCGAAGAAGACAAAGTCTGGTAAAAATGATTCAGACGTCGCCGATCGGGTAATTTTATTATAATCCACTCtgttttctaaattctaattaATACGATTGTGTTGAACCTGAGGAAGACAAAGTGTTTGTGTTGTGTTCCTCAGTAAGTGACTGTACAGCGAGCGTGATTGAAAGAATCTTCCAAACATTTACTTAGCTGTGCAGTGTTTGATTGATTTTAATTACGTATACAACGATATCTATAAAACAATCCATCCGTATGCTGCATGCTGTGGTATCATGGATCTGAGATCAACTTACTAAATTGTACTCATTGTATGTTTGAGACGGGAAGGGGGTCCAGGGCTTACCATCTTGCAAAAATAAAGGTACTACATGGCAATTGTATTGCTTCTTCAAAATGTGGCGGAGAAATTataatgatgaaaatggatTGTTTTTAGTCAGTCCCCATATATAAAAGGAGGCGGGTAATGTATTTTCGTAAGTCGAAAGAAAGTGCTGATCAGTTTACTAATTTAACTAAGTTATCATCATGTTTCCATTGTGTTTAAGTAGATTTTTTTCCgatttcatttttatctttaatattaattttctgtctacttcaatttcattttattttacttcatCTGAGCTGTGAAACCTTTACTGGGAATTATTATGTGTTCAAATAAACTATTATATTATCAATTGGCATTGAAGACACTTGCCTTTTGCATCCCACTTATATCATGTTTCTGCTACTTCCATCTTCAGCTGCGTGAAATCAAACAAATGCAAGCCAGCTGGATGAAACAGAGACAAATGCAGCATGAATCAGGTAATCAGGATCCTGAACCGACTAGAGGAAgagaacaaacaaataaacaaaagaaaagcaCTGCTCCACCAAGCAAGGCAAACATAACCAAGAAAGGTTAGGGATATCTTCCTTCTTTTTTTAAGTTTGCCACCATAGTCTCTATTATATACGATATGGTGTCAAGTGCCATGCTATATGTATGCGAGTGAGATAATAGCTAATGTCATAGCATGATTGATGCATTCACATCATGGAGGTAGgaaaacacagtatgatcacATCTTATAGCAGCCATGCCATCACAGAAGGGTAAAATTGttagaaatgtttttgtttgcatttatttatatttgagtAATTAACTTAAGCAAACCACTGTACTTTACTTAGTTGTTGAGGAAATTCTTAGcagatatatacatgttttattttcgTATATCTCTTGTAGAACCAGATGCTTGTGTCTGGGTGATTGGTAGTGgtcaaaagaagaaaaaatctAGCAGTGTTCGGGCAAGGTCATCATCACCAGCACGTCGTATTACCAccagtagtagtggtggtagtagtagtacaggTAGTGGTAGTAGAATGTCTAGCAGATCAAATAGTGGTAGAACACCAACCTACGGCAAACCACCTACACCAAAAACCAATTCAGCAGGAAGTGTtacaaatcagaaaaaaagaTCTGATTACAAACCTGAAAGAGAAAGAAGGAACATCTATGGTTCAGAACCTGATTTAAGTACTTTTGAATCTAGTAACCAAACTCCAAATCAGCATTTCAACCATCAAGCAAACAGAACTAGTGCAAATTCATTTGACAAAGGAGCTACTTACAACATTGAACGGATTCACCATGTAACTCCACCTAGTACTGCAACTGATGATCtcaataatgatgatgatggtgaagGATTGATTGGTGGTAGTAAAAAACTTATGGATCCTGAAATGTTTAATAAACTAGCTGATCAAATAGCAAATAGAGTCAAAGCTGAAATAGAACAAGAACAGTATATCAGGCCAAGAAGAACAAATTATAATGAAGACGATGATGCTATTTCTAGtcataaatgttcaaaatgtaaACAGTTGATGGTAAGTGTTAGAGAAATAAATCCACTTGTTAACCACTTGGATTTCTAGAAGATAGAATGTTTGCTGTCACAATTTAGAAGAATGGCGTGagtaaaatatatgaaaaatacatGATCTTCAACATGTATTGTTTTGTCAGATAATGCAAAATGATGTTACTACCAGTAACTACAATGACTGTCAAAATTTTGGTGGCAAAATTCAGACATTAGTACTTGCAATTTTCTCCCTGAACAATATAACTTGGGCACAAAGCCCTACCACAACCAAGAAATGTTCTTTTGCTTGTTTCTAACTGCAACTATAAAAGATGAGCTCTCTTgttaaaagaaaaagaaaaatcttGAAAGAACTCTTGACTCTCATGAAGAAATTGAGAAGAGTGTTATTATTCATATCAATCTGTTCAGGTATAATTGTAGCTGTATGTTTTATC
This region of Glandiceps talaboti chromosome 4, keGlaTala1.1, whole genome shotgun sequence genomic DNA includes:
- the LOC144434348 gene encoding uncharacterized protein LOC144434348, translating into MASKKTKSGKNDSDVADRLREIKQMQASWMKQRQMQHESGNQDPEPTRGREQTNKQKKSTAPPSKANITKKEPDACVWVIGSGQKKKKSSSVRARSSSPARRITTSSSGGSSSTGSGSRMSSRSNSGRTPTYGKPPTPKTNSAGSVTNQKKRSDYKPERERRNIYGSEPDLSTFESSNQTPNQHFNHQANRTSANSFDKGATYNIERIHHVTPPSTATDDLNNDDDGEGLIGGSKKLMDPEMFNKLADQIANRVKAEIEQEQYIRPRRTNYNEDDDAISSHKCSKCKQLMIPPDHTPTLLIPCGHTFCEACAEDRIKCPTCRTKVSSVACNTTLQAIIQDFFEKKPATGGLHSGTTSSSTQDHGQSQRKQYSPANYVDRGQKHRQNDEYNFQTQRTENSVELGRHYAEEYQSLMIRAEALQNEKENIHDNFEEVAHKLNKQKKQMGNIEREEQKLIDQIAELQERLETLQTHKNEYQEKLKELEDTQQEDTQRLAMIDETLKTIHNSMEKAKMLAGNFNVHIGD